The Pungitius pungitius chromosome 13, fPunPun2.1, whole genome shotgun sequence genome includes the window agcttgtttttttctttttcatcctcgCAGATTGGCCTCTAAGAAGATCTATGCGGTTTTCACCGATTACGCTCACGATAAGGTAAAGTCTGTCGCTTCTTTAATTGACTAAAAGCGGCTCGAATCGCTGACGTCTCTCCTCTCTGGGATATGACCATGTTCATGTACCTTATCTCCTGATAAGTTCACGGAAGAATCTCCTCATGATCCTTGTTTTAGATTTCAAGAGACGAGGCAATCAACAAAGTCCGACTAGAAGCCGAAGAGGAGCTAAAAGGTAGTTCGTCGtcatatttgtgttttaaagTAAGCTGTTTCAAAAAGAGTTGCAACCCccttcacacaaaaacattcacTTGGTTGTACTTAAATCTGTGACCGATGTcattaatgtaatttaatgtcgTCCGTGTGTAGAAAGGTTCCCTCAGGCGGAGCACTTTGAAATCATTGAATCCTTCAACACTGTGAGCAAAGAAGTCTTCCGCAATTTAGTTTTAAATGAGTTCAAGAGGTAAGCAATGTCACTCATACAGAACACTGTCGCACGGTGTGCCTTTTGTAACTGGATTTCTTGAGTTATTTTCAATTCGTATGCGGTGTTGTAGATGTGATGGGAGGGAGCTGACTGCTTTGAGGAACATTTCCTGCGACGTGGACCTCTTTAAACCGCTGCATGGCTCAGCTCTGTTCCAGAGAGGACAAACGCAGGTAGGAACACGGCAAAGGAAGCTGGATTTTCACAGATGCATTTTGTGAAAGCCAAGACCCGATTGCATTCCAATTTACTGTGTTTCCTGCAGCTGTTAAAGATGAAATACTGGGTTTTGTAATGCATGCAATAGGAGGAGAAGGATCAGCGAGGGTctggaattttatttttttctgtggtAAAGCCTCTCTTTTAACAAAGAATGTTCAGTccgctttgttttttctttttataggtCCTTAGCAGTGTCACATTTGACTCACTGGAATCCAGTGTCAAAGCAGATATTATCACCACAGCTTTGAGGTAAAGTTGTCACCCATGTctttatttgaatgtcattgcaCACAGGGCTTCATGCAATGTGGCAGACTAAATTACCCAAACAGACAAATAGATTAAAGAATCAtccttttctctctgcagcGGCGTCAAATCCAAAAACTTTATGCTTCATTATGAGGtgagtgaaaaaacaaataataatagatGGATGATTCTACATACTTCAGTGAAGGTCCATGCTCATACTGTGCACCTATTGGATAATTTCTAATTATAATCCTCTTTTCCTTCTGTAAAACAACGCTGGTAATAACGTCTGGTTGATTGTGACTTAAAAGTCAACATTGCCTTTTGATTTCAGTTCCCTCCGTATGCAACCAATGAGATTGGAAAGATGGGAGGCATCAACAGGAGGGAGCTGGGACATGGTTTGTGTTAAAAgttccttctcctcgtcgtcttCAGGGTGGGCTGACAACTCATCAAGAGTCATCGGGATGAagatgtgttagtgtgtgtttgtgtgcatgtgtatttgctcatgttagtgtgtgtgtatttgttcattttcaggGGCTCTGGCTGAGAAAGCTCTGAGACCCATCATTCCTAAAGACTTCCCTTTCACTATCCGGGTCACGGCCGAGGTGCTGGAGTCAAACGGTGAGTGTTGGGACAACGtttctgaagaagaaagggCATCATGATAGACCGGATATCTCAGACTGGagcctcttcatcttctttatCTCCCCTCAGGATCTTCCTCAATGGCTTCAGCGTGCGGAGGAAGCCTCGCTCTAATGGATGCAGGTACGAGCTCTTTCACATTTGATAATCTCTAcagaaatgaaatatgcatattTATTATCTTGTAAATATGCTGATACTACCAACACCACTCaaagagagcaaaacactcgacaagatcacgactctttgctccGAAATAGTTGAACGatttctctgatgacatcaggacggcagagagccttcacatcttccaccacacacctcttcagactacacctcgactaaaaacactaacaaattgtagcacttaatttacacttataatggctcttatctataacaagttgtaaatcggcttatttgatgaaatagcactttcttgttctttgagtttgtatctatggtGGAGTAAGAgagtaagtcgctttggataaaagcctcagctaaatgtaatgtgatAAACCAGACTATTCTATCccgaattaattaattaattaattaaaattaaactgATGTTGCAGTCAAAGTCTATGATCGTATGATGTCTAAGGTTAGCTCTGCGGCAGCCAATTACAATTCAAAACTGTGTTTTAAGAATTATCATTATGCTCCTCTGAAACGGTTCAAAGATGGATTAATAGGATTGGGGTCGCTGGAttaagttgtgtgtttttattcacacagtgaagtgggtttttttgtgctaATATGTCTGCATCTGTGTCTCCCAGGTGTTCCCATCTCTTCGGCTGTGGCAGGTGTAGCAATCGGCCTCATCTCCAAGGCCAACCCGGAGAAACCCGCTGACATCCTAGACTACAGATTACTCACTGATATTCTGGTACGTTTTGAAGTGTGACCAAATATGtagaaaaggaaggaagagtTTGGTTGAGCAGGACATCCCTTTGAAACATTCTCACTAAATGACGTGAATGTGAGCGAACTGTTGTTTCCTAACCAGGGAATAGAGGATTACCTTGGAGACATGGACTTCAAATTGGCAGGAACAAACAAAGGCATCACTGCTTTACAGGTACAGGTACCGGTCTTCTAACAGAAcaaatggttttaaaaaaaatgaagcgaGGGCTCAATCGcttaaaactaaataaatgtatttggtgaTATTGGGATAAATGAATAAACTTGACTTGTTGAGCTGTTATTTCTGCTATCGTCCTTTTGGTTCATCTTGTACACTTATTCCACCCCCAGGCCGACGTGAAGATCCCAGGTCTGCCTCTCAAAGTGGTCATGGAGGCTATCCAACAGGCCACAGGTGAGCAGCAGAACATTTAACCCAAATGAATACGCGGGAACATATTCGGCTTTatggacttttttgtttttaatattgtgCTCCAGTTGCAAAGAAGGAGATCTTGGCCATCATGAACAAATGTACAGCAAAACCTCGAGAGACGAGGAAAGAGAACGGACCTGTTGTGGGTAAGCTTTGTGTTCTAACATCCGTTGTGTGTTGGTGTTTCTGTGTGTAGGACTAGTTGAGTTGGATGAGTAGCGGATGGCATGTTGGATACAATGAAGACAGGAGGCCAAAACAAGCTGCCGAGTATTTGCTCTTGGCTTGGAGGAGAGAACGTAACTTATCATGAATACTGGGTTTCCAAAAggaatgcatttttttactgTGAAGGAAGCTGACGTTTGGCGGCGTTTTTCTTCTGCCTCCAGAAAATGTCCGGGTGCCCGTTTCCAGACGAGCTCGCTTCGTCGGTCCGGGCGGCTACAACCTCCGCAGGTTACAAGCTCAAACAGGTGACGAGTCATTTAAAGGTCATAACCAGGATCCTGATCTCTTTGTGAATGTAGTACAGACTCCTTCCCACACGGTTTAAACGGGTAATTTGTTGGTCTTCTTGAGGTGTGACGATAAGTCAGGTGGACGAGGAGACTTTCTCCGTGTTCGCTCCGACACCCGGAGCCATGAGCGAAGCCCAAGACTTCATCGGGGAAATCTGCAAAGACGACGTGAGTCTCCGTGACTCGTTGGGAGCCGCTTTTTAGACGCCGCGCGTCGCACAAAGAACACTCACTGCACCGCGTCCCAGGGATCTCAACACGAGGCTGCTGGCGCATGTGTGCACATCCATGGCTGGTCACATGCATGTTTATTTGGCTTTgttgcagcaggagcagcagctggagtttGGTGCCATCTACTCGGCCACCATCGTTGAGATCAGGTAAAGCAGTGAACTGCAGCATTTGATGCCAGTTATTGGCAGTTCTTACACTTTAAACACGAATCAAACCTTTAGCCTCCTTCCCTGCTCTGCTTCAGGGACATTGGTGTGATGGTGAAACTTTATCCCAACATGAGCGCTGTTCTGCTGCACAACTCCCAGCTGGACCACAAACGGGTCAGTGGACCCGGGCTTCCTAACGCGCGCCAGAGGTGTTTGAACATGAAATCCAATACTTAACGGTGACTTCTTTTGTAtttccctcccctcctttttttttttagatccgACATCCAAGTGCTCTGGGTTTAGAGGTGGGACAGCAGATACAGGTGCGTGTCACTGCCTGCAGCCTGTTTAGTCAAATGTTgcctcctgtgtgttttttttttaatttataatgGGCTCATTGTCTCTGACTGGACTTTTGCTAACAGGTCAAGTACTTCGGACGGGACCCGACAGACGGCAGGATGAGAATTTCGCGGAAGGTGCTTCAGTCCCCTGCTGCATCTGTTATCAAAACGCTGAGTGAGAAACAGAGCATCTCCATGGGCGCAGGCGACGGCCAGGGGACGACCCCCGATTTGTGACCCCGCCAACACGACAGGCTGACTCTGTGCAGTTCTAACAAAGTGGATTGAATAAGGCTGCATTCTGCCACAAAGCACTTCTGCTGAGAAATCATGCAAAACAAGAGACGGGTTTCCCCTGCTGTGGTGGTATTGATGTGACTGGAAGGAACCGCCGCTGATCCAACGCGACGTCCTGCCGTCATCAGTGGATATCCACCGACTGGAAAGAACGCTGAGCAGGAgacaagttttattttgaagtttaccCGTTTTTTTTACCTCAGTTATAATTGACGATATCAAGCAGTTTCCACCGTGCAATGTATCTATGGTCACctaatttgtgtgtgtcagtgttcaTACAAGTCCTCTAAGCTTCCGGGGCCATGATATAAAACACGATGtagagttttaaaaacaaaattctCTTTACTAAAGGTTTGATTTGGAGTATTTGTGAGTGATCTGCAAATGAGAAAAGTACTGGTTGCTTTGCATTGTTAAAATTCACAACAATGAAGCCCAACGTTGAGATGTTGACAAAGAAATATGCATAATTACCAGAGGGTGTACAAGTATTGGGAAATTCTCATGTCAAGAGAGGCGGTGTCTGGATCTGGTGCCCCACACGCTGAATTTGTAGTCAAACCTAATTTGTGACTGATAATATTCACCAAATCAATATATAATCACCATTGGGTGAATAATTTTATACAATTAATGAAGCTAGTTTAATGCATTTGTTCACCGAACGTGGCCAGTTGTATAAGACATGTCTCACCTTGAATGGAGGAATTACAGCACTTACTGCAGCATTCGGGGTGTTAATAAACTGAGGTGTATTAAAATCGTGTGTCTGTTTAAGAGCTCTCTTGTCCAAGATGTTCGAAAACTTCTCTTACAAATAGTAAATGAGTTCTGTGAGTCATTGGTTTTTATTGTGATTATTTGGATTCCCAGCTATATCTTCACATACATAGTTAAACATATactgatatttaaatatactcaCATGAGTGCAACAATTCCTGGCGCCTCTGTCTGCTTATACTTTCTGCTGCTATGACGTTCTCCCGTCTGTAGGGGGCGCATTGGGCGCTGCGGGTTCGCTATTGGATGAAGTCGCTCGGGGGCGGAGTCCCCGCGGCAGTTAGCGCTTGATTGAcgttgaagaagaaaaagaacacaagATCGGATTACAAGATGGCGGTCTGTGGACGTTAGCAAGAAGGCCGTTGGAGTTGTTGtgttctctgtaaaaaaaaaaatattactgAGTGATAACAGGCCTCCTGGTCGAGTAGTTTCACACCGTGAACGTAATGTGTTTACGAAATATCCACTGATACATTGCACTGCTGTTGTGAACTTTACTGAGTGCATGTTTTATAACATGCGGGTGGACACAAAGTTAACAAGTCGAGGCTAGGAAAACGCCAGACGGGGGTGAGGTGATAGCTTGTTAGCAGACCGCTAGCCAGCTAGCTCCGACTCGGGTAACTATGTCGGACACACGGCGGCGGGTGAAAGTGTATACGCTAAATGAAGACCGGCAGTGGGACGATCGGGGTACCGGACACGTTTCGTCTACGTTTGTTGAACGTCTGAAGGGAATATCATTATTGGTTCGGGCCGAATCGGACGGTAAGTTAGCAGTTAGCACAGCCTCATTGATCTAACGTTGGCTAGCATTAGCACGCTAACTTCTTGTAGTTCGGACAATGTTATGTGCAATTTGCCACTATGTGTACTTGGTTATATTACTGGCATTGCGTATTTGAGTTAGCCGAGGCGTTTTATTCTAGTGTTTCCCGGCCGTAGGCAGGGCCAGTATTCGCAAAGCCCAgagataaaatgaaataatttattGAATAGCTGCTGCTAGCAAGCTCGTTAGTTTAGCAGGCGACGTGATCTCGGTAGCATGGGGGGGCCTTCGAAGTCTTGCCTAAAATGTACAAACTTCTTATAACTCCGAATAGCAAACCGCTCTTGGTCCACGCGAAGATCATCCCCCAAAAATAATAACGTGGGAGAACTTTAATCTAGCTATAATAATCCCTGCGTTGTTAGGGGACTACGTACACATTTTGAAACGTTTTTTATTCAGCGTTTCACATTGGCTACTTAGTGTTATAAACCCTCTGAATGCCGCACATGTTAATTGACCGTAATCTCCAATAATTGGTTACGTCACATCATTGGGTTGTCTTTGTTGTGAGCATGGGCTCGGAGATGAAAAGTTACCCAAGTCTTTGTGTTTTAGGATCTCTACTGCTGGAGTCGAAGATAAGCCCGAATACTGCATATCAGAAACAACAGGTAAGATTAGACAATCCCGAGTCTGGATTAGCTGCAAAGGGCATGCCCATGAGTACCTCAGCATTTTCTTAATGTAATCACTTTCACGCTGAGTCCTGTTGATTGACAGGTACTGCTAGACAGATACAGTGCAGACACTGGTGATTCACTATCTTGTCCCAGTgtaaacccagacacaataccaGTACACTTGTTTGCACAGACCAAGATACATTTGCAACATGAATGTCACATTGTTTAAGTTAATAAAGGAGATGCTAGAGAAAGTAACAATGAATCATTTTGAAGGACACCGTAGAACTTTTATGTGTATTTATGATGCCTTACTCTTTGAGGCGCGTTTTGATAATGCAACTGTGCTTGACTGTGTCTTCTAAATAAgataaacatttcttttgtatacagtttgatgttttctttttcctcctcccagGACACACTGATTGTCTGGTCGGAAGCAGATAATTACGACCTTGCCCTAAGTTTCCAGGAAAAGGCTGGCTGCGATGAGATATGGGAGAAGATTTGCCAGGTAATTTGAatccaattttttatttttgttttttaaattccctTACTAGGGAGTAAACAAACGGCAGACTTTCTGACTTGCTGAGTTTTATTGACACAACCCCAAGAGGCAGTACATTTACACTTGTATTTGAATTATTCCCTTCATATCTCCAAGGTTCAAGGCAAGGATCCTGCCCTGGACATCACCCAGGACCCCATTGATGAGTCTGAAGAGGAGCGCTTCGAGGAGATTCCGGAGACAAGCCACCTGGTGGAGCTCCCTCCTTGTGAGCTCAGCCGACTGGAGGAGATTGCTGACCTGGTTACCTCTGTCCTGTCTTCGCCC containing:
- the LOC119214550 gene encoding polyribonucleotide nucleotidyltransferase 1, mitochondrial isoform X2; its protein translation is MRTHKDWSWTLGRRNLRSLRGGLLDLPMDLRWYRYRKIQLGDTSVMVTAVSKTKPSPSQFMPLVVDYRQKAAAAGRIPTNYLRREMGTTDNEILTSRLIDRAIRPLFPQGYFYDTQVLCNLLAVDGVNDPDVLAINAASAALSLSDIPWHGPIGAVRVGMVDGQMLINPTRAEMTSSSLNLIVAGAPSSQVVMIEASAENVLQQDFCHAVKVGVKHTQQIILAIQQLAREQKITKRTPVRIFSAPTDMVEHVRQLASKKIYAVFTDYAHDKISRDEAINKVRLEAEEELKERFPQAEHFEIIESFNTVSKEVFRNLVLNEFKRCDGRELTALRNISCDVDLFKPLHGSALFQRGQTQVLSSVTFDSLESSVKADIITTALSGVKSKNFMLHYEFPPYATNEIGKMGGINRRELGHGALAEKALRPIIPKDFPFTIRVTAEVLESNGSSSMASACGGSLALMDAGVPISSAVAGVAIGLISKANPEKPADILDYRLLTDILGIEDYLGDMDFKLAGTNKGITALQADVKIPGLPLKVVMEAIQQATVAKKEILAIMNKCTAKPRETRKENGPVVENVRVPVSRRARFVGPGGYNLRRLQAQTGVTISQVDEETFSVFAPTPGAMSEAQDFIGEICKDDQEQQLEFGAIYSATIVEIRDIGVMVKLYPNMSAVLLHNSQLDHKRIRHPSALGLEVGQQIQVKYFGRDPTDGRMRISRKVLQSPAASVIKTLSEKQSISMGAGDGQGTTPDL
- the LOC119214550 gene encoding polyribonucleotide nucleotidyltransferase 1, mitochondrial isoform X1, coding for MRYLLRLGHSFARLHVRLCHQSVYSNHANPQRLVVDLGEKKLEISSGRFARFADGSAVVQLGDTSVMVTAVSKTKPSPSQFMPLVVDYRQKAAAAGRIPTNYLRREMGTTDNEILTSRLIDRAIRPLFPQGYFYDTQVLCNLLAVDGVNDPDVLAINAASAALSLSDIPWHGPIGAVRVGMVDGQMLINPTRAEMTSSSLNLIVAGAPSSQVVMIEASAENVLQQDFCHAVKVGVKHTQQIILAIQQLAREQKITKRTPVRIFSAPTDMVEHVRQLASKKIYAVFTDYAHDKISRDEAINKVRLEAEEELKERFPQAEHFEIIESFNTVSKEVFRNLVLNEFKRCDGRELTALRNISCDVDLFKPLHGSALFQRGQTQVLSSVTFDSLESSVKADIITTALSGVKSKNFMLHYEFPPYATNEIGKMGGINRRELGHGALAEKALRPIIPKDFPFTIRVTAEVLESNGSSSMASACGGSLALMDAGVPISSAVAGVAIGLISKANPEKPADILDYRLLTDILGIEDYLGDMDFKLAGTNKGITALQADVKIPGLPLKVVMEAIQQATVAKKEILAIMNKCTAKPRETRKENGPVVENVRVPVSRRARFVGPGGYNLRRLQAQTGVTISQVDEETFSVFAPTPGAMSEAQDFIGEICKDDQEQQLEFGAIYSATIVEIRDIGVMVKLYPNMSAVLLHNSQLDHKRIRHPSALGLEVGQQIQVKYFGRDPTDGRMRISRKVLQSPAASVIKTLSEKQSISMGAGDGQGTTPDL